A portion of the Streptomyces platensis genome contains these proteins:
- a CDS encoding SAV_915 family protein yields MSHHLYAEDPEPADRVPAGPLFVPVRSGPAGCTARLFRTPLGGRTAVAFTSPQRLAAALGGGQPWVRLSEPALRALAEPVGATALTVDPRYVPEVPRGRHLRAA; encoded by the coding sequence GTGTCCCACCATCTGTACGCGGAAGATCCCGAGCCTGCCGATCGCGTCCCGGCCGGACCGCTGTTCGTCCCCGTCCGGTCGGGCCCCGCGGGCTGCACGGCCCGCCTGTTCCGCACTCCGCTCGGCGGCCGTACCGCCGTCGCCTTCACCTCTCCCCAGCGGCTGGCCGCGGCCCTCGGCGGCGGCCAGCCCTGGGTCAGGCTCTCCGAGCCCGCGCTAAGGGCACTGGCCGAACCCGTAGGTGCTACGGCCCTGACGGTCGATCCCCGATACGTCCCCGAGGTACCCCGTGGCCGTCACCTACGGGCCGCCTGA
- a CDS encoding MFS transporter, giving the protein MRSTPERGTAASGRAPDAGGEPGGGPAGKWWPLAAITLGNFLLLVDVTIVNTALPRIADGLGATFTSLQWVMDIYALALAALLMLAGSAADRYGRRRLYVAGLTLFALASLVCGLAPDAGVLVAARAVQGVGAAAMFATNTPLLMAAYQGRDRGVAFGVWGGTSGAAAAIGPVLGGLLTEYVDWRAIFLVNLPLTAVAVWITVRRVPESHGDPAARIDWPGAASFTACAGALTYGLIRGGEEGWTESGTLAALGGAALALLVFLVIERRVQRPLLDLGLLRRPSFAALMAAALLLQAAAFPYLTFVGLWVQNILGLSPVQAGLAVTPMALMSLLVGALGGRPLQRVAPQLPLGVGLLLVGAGALLEYALLDDGAGWAALVPGLAVSGLGIGAAMPVLVSAALGAAPPQRAGMASGAVNTFRQLGYALGIAALGTVFADALHGLRPGASRTAVAAAHVAGLTDVLLISGAVASAGGVLVLAVVRGHRPEADGRRSRVRGTDRGRLGGRLGAGSGAARSRAE; this is encoded by the coding sequence ATGCGGAGCACGCCCGAGAGGGGGACCGCGGCGAGCGGCCGGGCGCCGGACGCGGGCGGGGAGCCGGGCGGGGGACCGGCCGGGAAGTGGTGGCCGCTGGCCGCCATCACCCTCGGCAACTTCCTGCTGCTGGTCGATGTGACGATCGTGAACACCGCGCTGCCCCGGATAGCCGACGGCCTGGGCGCCACCTTCACCTCGCTCCAGTGGGTGATGGACATCTATGCGCTGGCGCTGGCCGCGCTGCTGATGCTGGCGGGCTCGGCCGCGGACCGCTACGGGCGGCGGCGGCTGTATGTCGCCGGGCTGACGCTGTTCGCGCTCGCCTCGCTGGTCTGCGGGCTGGCCCCGGACGCGGGCGTGCTGGTCGCGGCCCGCGCCGTGCAGGGGGTGGGCGCGGCGGCGATGTTCGCCACCAACACCCCGCTGCTGATGGCCGCTTACCAGGGCCGGGACCGGGGCGTGGCGTTCGGCGTCTGGGGCGGCACCAGCGGCGCCGCGGCCGCGATCGGCCCCGTACTGGGCGGCCTGCTCACCGAGTATGTGGACTGGCGGGCCATCTTCCTGGTCAATCTGCCGCTGACCGCCGTCGCGGTGTGGATCACGGTACGCCGGGTGCCCGAGTCGCACGGCGACCCCGCCGCCCGGATCGACTGGCCGGGCGCCGCGTCCTTCACGGCCTGCGCGGGCGCGCTGACGTACGGGCTGATCCGCGGCGGCGAGGAGGGCTGGACGGAGTCCGGGACGCTCGCCGCACTCGGCGGCGCGGCGCTCGCCCTGCTGGTGTTCCTCGTCATCGAACGGCGGGTGCAGCGGCCGCTGCTGGACCTGGGGCTGCTGCGCCGCCCGTCGTTCGCGGCGCTGATGGCGGCGGCGCTGCTGCTTCAGGCCGCGGCGTTTCCGTATCTCACCTTCGTGGGGCTGTGGGTGCAGAACATCCTCGGCCTGAGCCCCGTGCAGGCGGGACTGGCGGTGACGCCGATGGCGCTGATGTCCCTGCTGGTGGGTGCGCTGGGCGGCCGTCCACTACAGCGGGTGGCACCCCAACTCCCGCTCGGTGTCGGCCTGTTGCTGGTGGGCGCCGGGGCACTGCTGGAGTACGCCCTGCTGGACGACGGGGCCGGCTGGGCGGCGCTCGTCCCCGGCCTCGCGGTGAGCGGGCTGGGCATCGGGGCGGCGATGCCGGTCCTGGTCTCGGCGGCGCTCGGCGCGGCGCCCCCGCAGCGGGCGGGGATGGCGAGCGGTGCCGTGAACACCTTCCGGCAGCTGGGCTACGCCCTGGGCATCGCGGCCCTCGGCACCGTCTTCGCCGACGCGCTGCACGGTCTCCGGCCCGGGGCCTCCCGTACGGCCGTGGCCGCCGCCCATGTCGCCGGACTGACCGACGTCCTGCTGATCTCGGGGGCGGTGGCGTCGGCCGGCGGAGTGCTGGTGCTGGCCGTCGTCCGGGGTCACCGGCCGGAGGCGGACGGGCGGCGGAGCCGGGTCCGGGGTACGGATCGGGGCCGGCTCGGGGGACGGCTCGGAGCCGGGTCAGGGGCGGCTCGGAGCCGGGCGGAGTAG
- a CDS encoding ABC transporter ATP-binding protein — MTTLHIDRVSRWFGNVVAVNDISMTIGPGVTGLLGPNGAGKSTLINMMGGFLAPSNGSVTLDGTTIWRNAGIYRHIGIVPEREAMYDFLTGREFVLANAELHGLGRKEAARALATVEMEYAQDRKISTYSKGMRQRVKMASALVHDPSVLLLDEPFNGMDPRQRMQLMELLRRMGDEGRTVLFSSHILEEVEQLAAHIEVVVAGRHAASGDFRKIRRLMTDRPHRYLVRSDNDRALAGALIADPSTAGIEVDLTEGALRIQAIDFGRFTELLPRVARDHGIRLLTVSPSDESLESVFSYLVAA; from the coding sequence ATGACGACTCTGCACATCGACCGTGTCTCCCGCTGGTTCGGCAATGTCGTTGCCGTCAACGACATCAGCATGACCATCGGCCCCGGCGTGACCGGCCTGCTCGGCCCCAACGGCGCCGGCAAGTCCACCCTCATCAACATGATGGGCGGCTTCCTCGCGCCCTCCAACGGCTCCGTCACCCTGGACGGGACGACGATCTGGCGCAACGCCGGCATCTACCGCCACATCGGCATCGTCCCGGAGCGCGAGGCGATGTATGACTTCCTCACCGGGCGCGAATTCGTGCTCGCCAACGCCGAGTTGCACGGCCTCGGGCGGAAAGAGGCGGCCAGGGCGCTGGCCACCGTCGAGATGGAGTACGCCCAGGACCGCAAGATCTCGACGTACAGCAAGGGCATGCGGCAGCGGGTGAAGATGGCGTCCGCGCTGGTCCACGACCCGTCGGTGCTGCTGCTGGACGAGCCGTTCAACGGGATGGACCCCCGCCAGCGGATGCAGCTGATGGAGCTGCTGCGGCGGATGGGCGACGAGGGCCGTACGGTCCTGTTCTCCTCGCACATCCTCGAAGAGGTCGAGCAACTCGCCGCGCACATCGAGGTGGTGGTGGCCGGACGGCATGCCGCGTCCGGAGACTTCCGCAAGATCCGCCGGCTGATGACCGACCGCCCGCACCGCTATCTCGTCCGGTCCGACAACGACCGGGCACTGGCCGGCGCGCTGATCGCCGACCCTTCGACGGCCGGCATCGAGGTGGACCTCACCGAAGGCGCGCTGCGCATCCAGGCGATCGACTTCGGCCGGTTCACCGAACTCCTGCCGAGGGTCGCCCGCGACCACGGCATCCGCCTTCTGACGGTCTCGCCCTCCGACGAGTCGCTGGAATCCGTCTTCTCCTACCTCGTAGCGGCCTGA
- a CDS encoding ABC transporter permease subunit, translating into MFHPTVARLTYRALLGRRRALILFALPALLVLLAVAVRVLAGADDATAGGILGGFALGTMVPLIGVIAGTGAIGPEIDDGSVVYLLAKPVPRPTIIFTKLLVAIGVTVAFSALPVLLAGFLLNGNSQQMAVGYAVAAAVASVAYSALFLLFGTITRHAVVFGLVYALIWEAFVGTLIPGAKTLSIQQWALAVGQKAAAEGALVSDVKLPLALCLLVGLTGVATWYASRRLKALTLAGEE; encoded by the coding sequence CTGTTCCACCCGACCGTCGCCCGGCTCACCTACCGCGCCCTGCTCGGCCGGCGGCGGGCCCTGATCCTCTTCGCGCTGCCCGCCCTGCTGGTGCTGCTCGCGGTGGCCGTCCGTGTGCTGGCCGGTGCCGACGATGCCACCGCCGGCGGCATCCTGGGCGGCTTCGCGCTGGGCACGATGGTGCCGCTGATCGGCGTCATCGCCGGTACGGGCGCGATCGGCCCGGAGATCGACGACGGCTCGGTGGTCTATCTGCTGGCCAAGCCGGTGCCCCGGCCGACGATCATCTTCACCAAACTGCTGGTCGCGATAGGCGTCACGGTCGCCTTCTCCGCCCTCCCCGTCCTGCTCGCCGGCTTCCTCCTCAACGGCAACAGCCAGCAGATGGCCGTGGGATACGCGGTGGCGGCGGCCGTCGCCTCGGTCGCTTACAGCGCCCTCTTCCTGCTCTTCGGCACGATCACCCGGCATGCCGTCGTGTTCGGCCTGGTCTATGCCCTGATCTGGGAGGCGTTCGTGGGGACGCTCATCCCGGGCGCGAAGACCCTCAGCATCCAGCAGTGGGCGCTGGCGGTCGGACAGAAGGCAGCCGCGGAGGGTGCGCTCGTCTCCGATGTCAAACTGCCGCTCGCCCTCTGCCTGCTGGTGGGGCTCACGGGCGTCGCCACCTGGTATGCCAGCCGTCGTCTGAAGGCGCTCACCTTGGCGGGCGAGGAGTAA
- a CDS encoding rhomboid-like protein produces the protein MRPPAEPPRRGRRPSPANPLTWAKDWVGSSPGTHIWLLVIGITSLVIAAASEGLGQFLVHRTSSNIHELNEHPLPSLLISGFWIERPESFLLYAVMFELLHANVERWTGTARWLLTVGGAHIAATLASQELVLLAIEGHRLPRSMTHVVDIGVSYGLAAAAGVLTYRLRPPWRYGYLAGVLVFFGIPLLTGATFTDFGHAIALAMGFAAWPLTPAAAEEPPPEDGTGPADRAAGPPPEQRPESPQER, from the coding sequence GTGAGGCCGCCGGCCGAGCCGCCGCGCCGCGGCCGTCGCCCGTCCCCTGCCAACCCCCTGACCTGGGCGAAGGACTGGGTAGGCAGCAGCCCCGGCACTCATATCTGGCTGCTGGTCATCGGCATCACCAGCCTGGTCATCGCCGCCGCCTCCGAGGGGCTGGGGCAGTTCCTGGTCCACCGCACCAGCAGCAATATCCACGAGCTGAATGAGCATCCGCTGCCGTCGCTGCTGATCAGCGGCTTCTGGATCGAGCGTCCCGAGTCGTTTCTGCTCTATGCGGTGATGTTCGAGCTGCTGCACGCCAACGTGGAGCGCTGGACGGGGACCGCCCGCTGGCTGCTGACCGTCGGTGGCGCGCATATCGCGGCCACCCTCGCCAGCCAGGAGCTGGTCCTGCTGGCCATCGAGGGGCACCGGCTGCCGCGGTCGATGACCCATGTCGTGGACATCGGGGTCTCGTACGGGCTGGCGGCGGCCGCCGGGGTGCTGACGTACCGGCTGCGGCCGCCCTGGCGCTACGGCTACCTCGCCGGGGTGCTGGTCTTCTTCGGCATTCCGCTGCTGACCGGCGCGACCTTCACCGACTTCGGCCATGCCATCGCGCTGGCCATGGGTTTCGCGGCCTGGCCGCTGACCCCGGCGGCTGCCGAGGAGCCGCCGCCGGAGGACGGGACGGGCCCCGCGGACCGGGCCGCCGGGCCGCCGCCGGAGCAGCGGCCGGAAAGCCCTCAGGAGAGGTAG
- the mltG gene encoding endolytic transglycosylase MltG produces the protein MSDVPHTVRRPGPRLSRTGRLLLVALLCVLAVLVVLAVLLLPRLLRGQPERTLTVPEGQRATQIYAAADKALHVPAGSTAKAAKRAHLPLPAEAKGNPEGYLFPATYPISSDTTPASLLTYMVKTAKERLAADGVRSYRTVLIASIVQAEADRPADMGRVARVIDNRLAHHMPLQMDSTINYALGRSTLHTSHADTRTKSPYNTYRYQGLPPTPIDNPGADALKAAGAPPAGDWLYFVTVKPNDTRFTADYRKHLRNVREFNEAAARRR, from the coding sequence ATGAGCGATGTTCCGCACACCGTTCGCCGGCCAGGACCGCGGCTCTCCCGCACCGGCCGGCTCCTTCTTGTTGCCCTGCTGTGTGTCCTGGCCGTGCTGGTCGTGCTGGCCGTTCTGCTGCTGCCGCGCTTGCTGCGCGGGCAGCCCGAGCGGACGCTGACCGTCCCGGAAGGGCAGCGGGCCACCCAGATCTACGCCGCCGCCGACAAGGCCCTGCACGTGCCCGCCGGGTCCACCGCGAAGGCGGCCAAGCGCGCGCATCTGCCGCTGCCGGCCGAGGCGAAGGGCAATCCGGAGGGCTACCTCTTCCCGGCGACCTATCCGATCAGCTCGGACACCACCCCGGCGTCCTTGCTCACCTACATGGTGAAAACCGCCAAGGAGCGCCTCGCCGCCGACGGCGTCCGCTCCTACCGGACGGTCCTCATCGCCAGCATCGTGCAGGCCGAGGCGGACCGGCCGGCCGATATGGGCAGGGTCGCCCGGGTCATCGACAACCGGCTCGCGCACCATATGCCGCTGCAGATGGACTCGACGATCAACTACGCGCTGGGCCGCAGCACACTCCACACCAGCCATGCCGACACCAGGACCAAGAGCCCGTACAACACCTACCGCTACCAGGGCCTGCCGCCGACGCCGATCGACAATCCCGGTGCGGACGCGCTGAAGGCGGCCGGCGCGCCGCCCGCCGGCGACTGGCTCTACTTCGTCACCGTCAAACCGAACGACACCCGCTTCACCGCCGACTACCGGAAGCATCTGCGCAACGTGCGGGAGTTCAACGAAGCGGCAGCGCGGCGCCGGTAG
- a CDS encoding CynX/NimT family MFS transporter → MAGPRSEAPLIDAEEDLVPAPPVATARRRLRAHPVLVMAGIVLAALNMRTALAGVSPLLGEIGAHYRLTATASSLVTTIPLIFMGLGSIVAPKLARRWGTETALCGALVALCGGIVLRIAPPVVALFAGCAVVGGSIALLNVLMPGLIKRDFPERAAGMTALYSTAMILGATVSAASAVPMENALGSWQGALVSWALLAAVAAVVWIPQTLMTRRGTRHGAAAATPAPLAGDGPRLSRSPLAWQVTLFMGSQSLIAYVSIAWMPTIFTDHGMGKGEAGLVFAFSTLVQMVGSFVVPMLAGRMRQQRLLGVAVSALMACGVTGLLVAPVAGAWLWAALLGIGQGGALGLALTMMVLRSGDAHTAARLSGMAQTGGYLLAAAGPLALGAVHQATNGWTIPLALLLAVCGGLALLGLGAGRDRRIG, encoded by the coding sequence ATGGCAGGGCCCAGGTCCGAAGCACCCTTGATCGACGCCGAGGAGGATCTGGTCCCGGCACCGCCGGTCGCCACGGCCCGGCGCCGGCTGCGGGCCCATCCGGTGCTGGTCATGGCCGGGATCGTGCTGGCCGCGCTCAATATGCGCACGGCGCTGGCCGGGGTCTCACCGCTGCTCGGCGAGATCGGCGCGCACTACCGGCTGACCGCGACCGCCAGCAGCCTGGTGACGACCATCCCGCTGATCTTCATGGGCCTCGGCTCGATCGTCGCGCCGAAACTGGCACGGCGCTGGGGGACCGAGACGGCGCTCTGCGGGGCGCTGGTGGCGCTGTGCGGCGGCATCGTGCTGCGGATCGCTCCGCCGGTGGTCGCGCTGTTCGCCGGGTGTGCGGTGGTCGGCGGCTCCATAGCCCTGCTGAATGTGCTGATGCCGGGCCTGATCAAGCGGGACTTCCCGGAGCGGGCCGCGGGTATGACCGCGCTGTACTCGACCGCGATGATCCTGGGAGCGACCGTCTCCGCCGCCTCCGCGGTGCCGATGGAGAACGCGCTCGGCAGCTGGCAGGGCGCACTGGTCTCCTGGGCGCTGCTGGCCGCCGTCGCCGCGGTCGTCTGGATCCCGCAGACGCTGATGACCCGGCGCGGCACCCGCCATGGCGCGGCCGCGGCCACCCCCGCGCCCCTCGCCGGGGACGGGCCGCGGCTGAGCCGCTCGCCGCTGGCCTGGCAGGTCACGCTGTTCATGGGCTCGCAGTCGCTGATCGCGTATGTGAGCATCGCCTGGATGCCGACGATCTTCACCGATCACGGCATGGGCAAGGGCGAGGCGGGCCTGGTCTTCGCCTTCAGCACGCTGGTGCAGATGGTCGGTTCGTTCGTGGTGCCGATGCTGGCGGGGCGGATGCGGCAGCAGCGGCTGCTGGGGGTGGCGGTGTCCGCGCTGATGGCCTGCGGCGTCACGGGTCTGCTGGTGGCACCGGTGGCCGGGGCGTGGCTGTGGGCCGCGCTCCTCGGCATCGGGCAGGGCGGCGCGCTGGGCCTGGCCCTGACGATGATGGTCCTGCGCTCGGGCGACGCCCACACCGCCGCCCGCCTCTCCGGCATGGCCCAGACCGGCGGCTACCTCCTGGCCGCCGCCGGCCCCCTGGCCCTCGGCGCCGTCCACCAGGCCACCAACGGCTGGACCATCCCCCTCGCCCTCCTCCTCGCCGTCTGCGGCGGCCTCGCTCTGCTGGGCCTGGGCGCGGGCCGAGATCGCCGGATCGGCTGA
- a CDS encoding FadR/GntR family transcriptional regulator gives MALQAAGRQSLVDTVVDALRSQLTAGEWKVGARIPTEHALAEQLQVGRNTVREAVRVLVHAGMLRSRQGEGTFVVSTTDPGDIMRGIQRAGIRDVLELRIALEAEAARLAALRHRPEDLDRMRAALDAVADLADAEGVPDSGDLELYADHDVAFHKAVVEAAHNTALTATYGWFSSSVREALVSALDDQAMPRIVHGDHRAVLDAIAAGDPEAAERATRALLDKPKRAVEALLADH, from the coding sequence ATGGCACTTCAGGCAGCAGGACGGCAGTCCCTGGTGGACACCGTCGTCGACGCCCTGCGGTCCCAGCTGACGGCCGGTGAGTGGAAGGTGGGGGCCCGGATCCCCACCGAGCACGCGCTCGCCGAGCAGCTCCAGGTCGGCCGGAACACCGTGCGCGAGGCGGTACGGGTCCTCGTCCACGCCGGGATGCTGCGCTCACGTCAGGGCGAGGGCACCTTCGTCGTCTCCACCACGGACCCGGGCGACATCATGCGCGGCATCCAGCGGGCCGGGATCCGCGACGTACTGGAGCTGCGGATCGCGCTGGAGGCGGAGGCCGCCCGGCTGGCCGCGCTGCGCCACCGGCCCGAGGACCTGGACCGGATGCGGGCCGCGCTGGACGCCGTGGCCGACCTGGCGGACGCGGAGGGAGTGCCCGACTCGGGCGATCTGGAGCTCTACGCCGATCATGACGTCGCCTTCCACAAGGCCGTCGTCGAAGCCGCGCACAACACCGCGCTGACGGCGACGTACGGCTGGTTCAGCAGCTCGGTACGGGAAGCCCTGGTCAGCGCGCTCGACGACCAGGCGATGCCGAGGATCGTGCACGGCGATCACCGCGCTGTCCTGGACGCCATCGCGGCCGGCGACCCGGAAGCGGCGGAGCGCGCGACCCGCGCCCTGCTGGACAAGCCGAAGCGGGCCGTGGAGGCCCTGCTGGCCGACCACTGA
- a CDS encoding Lrp/AsnC family transcriptional regulator, whose amino-acid sequence MKSDGKPGAADRGSGTGAVPGGPTGFDDLDHRLIHALQLDGRAPFSRIAAVLGVSDQTVARRYTRHRTRGALKVLGLPGAQAVGEVQWLVRVQCAPDAAVAVAEALARRPDTSWVSLMSGGTEITAMCRAPDSDHSDVLLLQKLPRTPSVIGVTAHCRLHQFFGGPQGLINKSGALTGEQIARLSPPPPDPAAAPVTLTDADRRLFDALARDGRTPLAELATATGWSPTTVRRRLTELRATGALYYDVDYDLAQFGYGVMVALWLSVEPARLAAAGEAMAAHPEVGYACATTGPHNLFASVLCRDVGAVYRYLTTRVAALPGVRAMESAPRIRHLKGPGPLFSAAPGRRR is encoded by the coding sequence GTGAAATCCGACGGGAAGCCCGGGGCGGCGGACCGGGGGAGCGGCACCGGGGCGGTCCCCGGCGGCCCCACCGGTTTCGACGACCTCGACCACCGGCTGATCCATGCGCTTCAGCTCGACGGGCGGGCGCCGTTCAGCCGGATCGCCGCCGTGCTCGGGGTCTCCGACCAGACCGTCGCCCGGCGCTACACCCGGCACCGCACCCGCGGCGCGCTCAAGGTGCTGGGGCTGCCCGGCGCCCAGGCGGTCGGCGAGGTGCAGTGGCTGGTGCGGGTCCAGTGCGCACCGGACGCCGCGGTCGCCGTCGCCGAGGCGCTGGCCCGCCGCCCGGACACCTCCTGGGTCAGCCTGATGTCCGGCGGCACCGAGATCACCGCGATGTGCCGGGCACCGGACAGTGACCACAGCGATGTGCTGCTGCTCCAGAAGCTGCCGCGCACCCCGAGCGTCATCGGGGTGACCGCACACTGCCGGCTGCACCAGTTCTTCGGCGGCCCCCAGGGCCTGATCAACAAGTCCGGGGCGCTGACCGGCGAGCAGATCGCCCGGCTGAGCCCGCCGCCGCCCGACCCGGCCGCCGCCCCCGTCACGCTCACCGACGCCGACCGCCGGCTCTTCGACGCCCTCGCCCGGGACGGCCGCACCCCCCTGGCCGAACTCGCCACCGCCACCGGCTGGTCGCCCACCACGGTCCGCCGCCGCCTCACCGAACTGCGGGCCACCGGCGCCCTGTATTACGACGTCGACTACGACCTGGCGCAGTTCGGGTACGGCGTGATGGTGGCCCTCTGGCTGTCCGTCGAGCCCGCCCGCCTCGCCGCCGCCGGCGAGGCGATGGCGGCTCACCCGGAAGTCGGCTACGCCTGCGCCACCACCGGCCCGCACAACCTCTTCGCCTCGGTGCTCTGCCGCGACGTGGGCGCCGTCTACCGCTATCTGACGACCCGGGTGGCGGCGCTGCCCGGCGTACGGGCCATGGAGAGCGCGCCCCGCATCCGGCACCTCAAGGGGCCGGGACCGCTGTTCTCCGCCGCCCCGGGGCGCCGCCGGTGA
- the lysA gene encoding diaminopimelate decarboxylase → MSHSTLPPTGHEAGPPPPATAVAPPPRTAARPPSGSEPRSIWPASTARVGHDDLAVGGVPLTELADRFGTPAYVLDEDEVRDRCRAYLRAFPDAEVYYAAKAFLCRAMVHWVQEEGLGLDVCSAGELELAVTTGFPPERIVLHGNAKSPADLRAALRLGVGRIVIDSTSEIARLAAAVPAGSRQKVLIRVVPGIAAGGHAKIRTGTDDQKFGLSIADGSAQHAIARVLSQPRLELTGLHCHLGSQITTVKPYLSAVRRLIGLLARIREHHGRTLPELDLGGGHGVAYRPGEPALDPGALGARIRAELARGCAAAGLPVPRLAVEPGRAIAGPAGVVLYRVLSVKRTGARTFVAVDGGMSDNPRPALYGVRYAPRLVGRASAAAPEPVTVVGRHCEAGDVLAPDAPLPGDIRPGDLLAVPVAGAYHLSMASGYNLVGRPPVIAVTGGHARLLVRRESLADIQERDIGV, encoded by the coding sequence ATGAGTCACAGCACCCTGCCGCCGACCGGCCACGAGGCCGGCCCTCCGCCGCCGGCCACCGCCGTAGCGCCCCCGCCCCGCACCGCCGCCCGGCCCCCGTCCGGCAGCGAGCCGCGCTCCATCTGGCCCGCGTCCACCGCACGGGTCGGCCATGACGACCTCGCCGTCGGCGGTGTCCCGCTCACCGAACTGGCCGACCGCTTCGGCACCCCCGCCTACGTCCTGGACGAGGACGAAGTACGCGACCGCTGCCGCGCCTACCTACGGGCCTTCCCCGACGCCGAGGTCTACTACGCGGCCAAGGCCTTCCTGTGCCGCGCGATGGTGCACTGGGTGCAGGAGGAGGGCCTGGGGCTGGACGTCTGCTCCGCCGGCGAGCTGGAACTGGCCGTCACCACCGGCTTTCCGCCCGAGCGGATCGTGCTGCACGGCAACGCCAAGAGCCCGGCCGACCTGCGGGCCGCCCTGCGGCTGGGCGTCGGCCGGATCGTCATCGACAGCACCTCGGAGATCGCCCGGCTGGCCGCCGCGGTCCCGGCGGGCAGCCGTCAGAAGGTACTGATCCGGGTCGTGCCCGGGATCGCGGCCGGCGGCCACGCCAAGATCCGCACCGGGACCGACGACCAGAAGTTCGGCCTGTCGATCGCCGACGGCTCCGCACAGCACGCCATCGCCCGGGTGCTCAGCCAGCCACGCCTCGAACTGACGGGCCTGCACTGCCACTTGGGCTCGCAGATCACCACCGTCAAGCCCTATCTGTCGGCGGTACGACGGCTGATCGGCCTGCTGGCCCGCATCCGGGAGCACCACGGCAGGACGCTGCCCGAACTGGACCTCGGCGGCGGCCATGGCGTCGCCTACCGCCCCGGCGAGCCCGCACTCGACCCCGGCGCCCTCGGCGCCAGGATCCGCGCCGAACTCGCCCGCGGCTGCGCGGCGGCCGGGCTGCCGGTACCCCGGCTCGCCGTCGAACCGGGCCGCGCCATCGCGGGCCCGGCCGGGGTCGTCCTCTACCGGGTGCTGTCCGTCAAACGGACCGGCGCCCGCACCTTCGTAGCGGTGGACGGCGGGATGAGCGACAACCCGCGGCCCGCGCTGTACGGGGTGCGCTACGCGCCACGGCTGGTCGGCCGCGCCTCGGCGGCCGCGCCGGAACCCGTGACCGTCGTCGGGCGGCACTGCGAGGCCGGCGATGTCCTCGCCCCCGATGCCCCACTCCCCGGCGACATCCGCCCCGGCGACCTGCTGGCCGTCCCCGTCGCCGGCGCGTACCACCTCTCGATGGCCTCCGGCTACAACCTCGTCGGCCGCCCACCGGTCATCGCCGTCACGGGAGGCCATGCCCGCCTTCTCGTACGGCGCGAATCCCTGGCGGACATCCAGGAGCGGGATATCGGGGTGTGA
- a CDS encoding MerR family transcriptional regulator, which translates to MFTIGDFAQYGRVSARMLRHYDAIGLLRPARTDPVSGYRFYEAAQLARLNRIIALKDLGFSLQQMGAILAEEVSVPELRGMLRLRRAELEAARTAAEARLAQVEARLRTIESEGRMSADDVVVKRTGTVLLAELSGTAAGYGPEDIGPVITPLYAELCRLLETAGVTPAGPGLAYYEDVPEPNGGSGRPAEGSEGKDAIVVHAGMVITEEALAKAATAGAASGRPAADTSGRPGTPTATGLGFDVVTLPGLDSAATVVHRGPMSRILPTAQNLAHWIDANGYRSAGYARELYLECPPDQEKWVTEIQEPVVRA; encoded by the coding sequence ATGTTCACCATCGGAGACTTCGCCCAGTACGGCCGTGTGTCGGCCCGCATGCTGCGTCACTACGACGCGATCGGGCTGCTGCGCCCGGCCCGTACCGACCCCGTCAGCGGCTACCGCTTCTACGAGGCGGCCCAGCTCGCCCGGCTCAACCGCATCATCGCGCTCAAGGACCTCGGATTCAGCCTCCAGCAGATGGGGGCGATCCTGGCCGAGGAGGTGAGCGTGCCGGAGCTGCGCGGCATGCTGCGGCTGCGGCGGGCGGAGCTGGAGGCGGCGCGGACGGCGGCGGAGGCGCGGCTGGCGCAGGTCGAGGCGAGGCTCCGGACGATCGAGAGTGAGGGACGCATGTCTGCCGACGATGTGGTGGTCAAGCGCACCGGAACGGTACTGCTCGCGGAGCTGAGCGGGACCGCCGCCGGTTACGGGCCGGAGGACATCGGCCCGGTGATCACGCCGCTCTACGCCGAGCTGTGCCGGCTGCTGGAGACCGCGGGGGTGACGCCGGCGGGGCCGGGGCTGGCGTACTACGAGGACGTACCGGAGCCGAACGGCGGGAGCGGACGCCCGGCCGAGGGGAGCGAGGGAAAGGACGCCATCGTCGTGCACGCGGGGATGGTGATCACCGAGGAGGCGCTGGCGAAGGCGGCGACGGCCGGCGCTGCCTCCGGCCGCCCGGCCGCCGATACCTCCGGCCGCCCCGGGACCCCCACCGCCACCGGCCTCGGCTTCGACGTCGTCACCCTCCCCGGCCTGGACAGCGCCGCCACGGTGGTGCACCGCGGCCCGATGAGCCGGATTCTGCCGACCGCCCAGAATCTTGCGCACTGGATCGACGCCAACGGCTATCGCTCCGCCGGATACGCCCGCGAGCTGTATCTGGAGTGCCCGCCGGACCAGGAGAAGTGGGTCACCGAAATCCAGGAGCCGGTGGTCAGGGCCTGA